A single Vicugna pacos chromosome 15, VicPac4, whole genome shotgun sequence DNA region contains:
- the LOC102527467 gene encoding olfactory receptor 2L13-like, which translates to MDLHITKSTKLAKVLATADLDVGDQLQEKEQCKWNQTSDDFILLGLFPPNRTGLLLLFLIVLIFFLASVGNSAMIYLKRLDAWLHTPMCFLLSQLSLMDLMYLSTTAPKMVFNFLSGQKGISFLGCGVQSSSFLTMACSEGLLLASMAYDRYVAICHPLHYCICVSKRMCVKMIVGSWILGSINSLAHTVYALHIPYCRSRAINHFFCDVPAMLPLACMGTWVYEYMVFVSTSLFLLFPFLGITASYGRVLFAVYHMRSRDGRKKAFTTCSTHLTVVTFCYAPFVYTYLRPRNLRSPAEDKILAVFYTILTPMLNPIICSLRNKEVLGAMARVFGIFSSMKQ; encoded by the coding sequence AAATGGAATCAAACTTCAGATGATTTCATTTTGTTGGGGTTGTTTCCGCCAAATCGAACTGGCCTGCTTCTCTTGTTTCTGATCGTGCTCATATTCTTTCTCGCCTCAGTGGGTAACTCGGCCATGATTTACCTCAAACGCTTGGACGCCTGGCTCCACACACCTATGTGCTTCCTCCTCAGCCAGCTGTCTCTCATGGACCTGATGTATCTCTCCACTACCGCCCCCAAGATGGTGTTCAACTTCCTCTCCGGCCAGAAAGGCATCTCCTTcctgggatgtggggtgcagTCCTCCTCCTTTCTGACCATGGCGTGTTCTGAAGGCTTGCTCCTGGCTTCCATGGCCTATGATCGTTATGTGGCCATCTGCCACCCCCTCCACTACTGCATCTGCGTGAGTAAAAGGATGTGCGTGAAGATGATCGTGGGATCTTGGATCTTGGGGTCCATCAACTCCCTGGCACACACAGTCTATGCCCTCCATATCCCTTACTGCAGGTCCAGGGCTATTAATCACTTCTTCTGTGACGTCCCAGCCATGTTGCCTCTGGCATGTATGGGCACCTGGGTCTATGAGTACATGGTTTTTGTGAGCAccagcctctttctcctcttccctttccttggcATCACTGCTTCCTACGGCCGCGTTCTTTTTGCCGTCTACCATATGCGATCCAGAGATGGAAGAAAAAAGGCCTTCACCACCTGTTCAACACATTTAACCGTAGTGACCTTCTGCTATGCACCTTTTGTCTACACCTATCTTCGGCCCAGGAACCTCCGCTCACCAGCAGAAGATAAAATTCTGGCAGTCTTCTACACCATCCTCACGCCCATGCTCAACCCCATTATCTGCAGTCTGAGGAATAAGGAAGTCCTGGGCGCCATGGCAAGAGTGTTTGGGATATTCTCGTCCATGAAGCAGTAA